One stretch of Macrotis lagotis isolate mMagLag1 chromosome 7, bilby.v1.9.chrom.fasta, whole genome shotgun sequence DNA includes these proteins:
- the LOC141493820 gene encoding LOW QUALITY PROTEIN: large ribosomal subunit protein eL29-like (The sequence of the model RefSeq protein was modified relative to this genomic sequence to represent the inferred CDS: deleted 1 base in 1 codon; substituted 1 base at 1 genomic stop codon), translating to MRFAKKHNKKGLKKIQANNAKAIKAXAEAVKALSTKASKAKLLRSKIPKESARGAGHKMATKRPGPRIGITHPSPRITKPDSKVARTTDAKAAKAAKPTDPKAAKPTNKASKSDPKAAKSVTKVTKSDAKVAKPAEFKPKDAGGKTASPKPSK from the exons ATGCGCTTTGCCAAGAAACACAACAAGAAAGGGTTGAAGAAGATTCAGGCCAACAACGCCAAAGCCATC AAGGCCTGAGCAGAGGCTGTCAAGGCCCTGAGCACCAAGGCCTCCAAGGCCAAACTCCTCAGGTCCAAGATCCCCAAGGAGAGTGCCCGGGGTGCTGGTCACAAGATGGCCACCAAGCGTCCAGGCCCTAGGATCGGCATCACACATCCAAGCCCCAGGATCACTAAGCCTGACTCCAAGGTTGCCAGAACCACTGATGCCAAGGCTGCCAAGGCCGCCAAGCCCACTGACCCCAAGGCTGCCAAGCCTACCAACAAGGCCAGTAAGTCTGATCCCAAGGCCGCCAAGTCTGTCACCAAGGTCACCAAGTCTGATGCTAAGGTTGCTAAGCCTGCTGAGTTCAAACCCAAAGATGCTGGAGGTAAAACGGCCAGTCCCAAACCTTCAAAATAG
- the TMEM229A gene encoding transmembrane protein 229A, translated as MQPLPPPQRRGGGGGGGGGGGGGGGRGGGGGGERAADGGSCLGPCRQRLGAGPELPASAPALHPSAGPGGSGPGEAPEPMARGERDAVGAPQRLGAPPAAARSPAEVPGSEAAAAGEAGSAARAPARCPGALSTAEAPAAPGAEGSTLPAWMRLYFYGMHGITLDVLISWARGFLRSPDLKMLGFSTPYHCLLHSLTQFALEKVYLQRRRCPSTFAFRFFLYPSAHLGLQTLVGQALLLISHGGRRLGDAAPGAVDLALQYLLAVYYSQVFLKRFLRLRYRRPQPQRPRRGPPPLAGARTAAAPSPGRPRPRAAGVVGGAPSQGLPDLLRFLFFGMHGFLDEIFFTFFFNLLGREDGAIHGHTSLWSFFMYGSCSFVVEKLYFYLHYSRGWGTCKRIPIYVLFIYTWELSWGLGLRMCGGCSWDYSHYPLNFMGLITLMYLPGWVFLSFYQDLLSNVLWRVQYIPAK; from the coding sequence ATGCAGCCGCTCCCGCCGCCCCAGAGGCgcggagggggaggaggaggaggaggaggaggaggaggaggaggaggaagaggaggaggaggaggaggagagcgCGCAGCGGACGGAGGCTCCTGCCTGGGCCCCTGCAGGCAGCGGCTGGGAGCCGGCCCGGAGCTCCCCGCCTCGGCCCCAGCTCTCCACCCCTCCGCTGGCCCGGGAGGCTCGGGGCCAGGCGAGGCTCCGGAACCGATGGCCCGCGGCGAAAGGGATGCGGTGGGTGCTCCCCAGCGGCTCGGGGCGCCCCCCGCCGCGGCCCGGAGCCCCGCCGAGGTCCCGGGCAGCGAGGCTGCGGCTGCCGGGGAAGCGGGCTCCGCGGCCCGGGCTCCCGCCAGGTGCCCGGGGGCGCTGTCCACTGCTGAAGCCCCGGCGGCGCCCGGGGCCGAAGGCTCGACGCTCCCAGCCTGGATGCGCCTCTACTTCTACGGCATGCACGGCATCACCCTGGACGTGCTCATCTCCTGGGCGCGGGGCTTCCTCCGCAGCCCCGACCTGAAGATGCTGGGCTTCTCCACTCCCTACCACTGCCTGCTGCACTCGCTCACCCAGTTCGCCCTGGAGAAGGTCTACCTGCAGCGGCGCCGCTGCCCCAGCACCTTCGCCTTCCGTTTCTTCTTGTACCCCTCGGCCCACCTGGGGCTGCAGACCCTGGTGGGCCAGGCGCTGCTGCTGATAAGCCACGGGGGGCGGCGGCTGGGCGACGCGGCGCCCGGAGCCGTGGATCTGGCTCTCCAGTACTTGCTGGCGGTCTACTACTCCCAAGTGTTTCTCAAGAGGTTCCTTCGCTTGCGGTACCGCCGGCCGCAGCCGCAGCGGCCCCGGCGCGGCCCCCCTCCGCTGGCCGGCGCTCGGACAGCCGCGGCGCCCAGCCCGGGGCGGCCGCGGCCCCGGGCCGCCGGGGTGGTCGGGGGTGCTCCCAGCCAGGGGCTCCCGGACCTCCTCCGCTTCCTCTTCTTCGGGATGCACGGCTTCCTAGATGAGATCTTTTTCACGTTCTTCTTTAACCTCCTGGGCCGGGAAGATGGGGCCATCCACGGCCACACTTCGCTCTGGTCCTTCTTTATGTACGGCAGCTGCAGCTTCGTGGTGGAAAAGCTGTACTTCTACCTGCACTACAGCCGAGGCTGGGGGACCTGCAAGAGGATTCCCATCTACGTTCTCTTCATCTACACGTGGGAGCTGTCTTGGGGGCTGGGGCTCCGCATGTGTGGGGGCTGCTCGTGGGACTACTCTCACTATCCGCTGAATTTCATGGGACTCATCACCCTGATGTATTTGCCGGGTTGGGTATTTCTTAGCTTCTACCAGGACTTGCTGTCCAATGTGCTGTGGCGCGTCCAATACATCCCGGCTAAATGA